The Glycine soja cultivar W05 chromosome 15, ASM419377v2, whole genome shotgun sequence region ATCAAGcagatgagaaaaaaaaatgaattctttGTCCCTCATGTAAAAAaggatccatttttttttatagaattgtTTGTGGGGTGTTTGAGAATTAAGGGATAGGTAATCAATCAAACTTGTTCTTGACTCTGTGTGCTATTTCCATCTGGAATTACATCCAATGTTAGTTGCTGGAAAGGTTTTCACTTTATCATTGAATTGATCCAATGTTTTGCCTCTCGGTTTAAGAATTCATTAAATTGGTTTCATTGACATGAATTTGAACTTTTGAACTTTTTCTTATGACAATTTTCACACTTTGAATTTAAATTAGCTTGGGAAACCATTTGCTCGGGAACTTCTGATGCTAGAtgcatttgattttatttttttagttaagccATCCATCTCCTTGTTTATTGTTTGCATGACTCCTGAGGCTTCATTATTTTGATCACTGGAAGCTGTTTTGTTGCCTTTGTATATTCTTCGAAATAACAATATCAACTCCCTGTGATAGGTGGTGAAAATTGAATTATGGCTGATGATGGTGCTGATCCATTTCCAGTGTTGACAAGTGTGTATAGAGTATCTGGTTCCAAAAACAGTCAGCTGGGCTGGAATGTAGCCAATTCTCAGCAAACTGTTGACTCCAGTGTAAACAACTCAAGGCAGTTACAGAGCATTTCTGATGGCAGTGCTCCAAGACCCtggttttctcaaaattttagaCCAAATGCATGGGAAGTTCCAAGTGTGATTCAGAAGCTGAGGCCGGCAAAGCGGGGTAATGACGGATTGGCTTTGACGGGAAGTGGAATTTTGAACGACAAGTTGCCTCCTGAGTCAGTAATATCTCCAACATCAGAGACAGAGAGAGGGACAGGGTTAAATTCATCTGTTGGAGTCGTTACAACTACATCCAAGGATTGTGAAAATGTTGAATGCAAGGACAAGGATAAGAGAATCCCAGAACCCCAATGTGAAAACAACAATGATCAGATTGTTGACAATGGATCTGATATTGTTTTTGATAGTgatgatgattgttttttagaTGACATTGACTCAGATACTGGAGAGAGAAGCCATGAACAGTGCAAAAAGAGCAAGTGGCTCAGGAATttctttgataaattaaatgCACTCACCAATGAGGAGATAAGTTCATTAGACAGGCAGTGGCATTGCCCAGCATGCCAAGGGGGTTCTGGTGCTATTGATTGGTACAAAGGGCTGCATCCCCTTTTGGATCATTCCAGAACAATACAAACAAAGAGGGCAAGACTGCACCGGATGTTTGCTGAAACTTTGGAGGAAGAGTGTTTCAGGAGAAGAGCTCCATTAACAACAGTCAGTGACGTCCATGATATATGGGAGGGTCTTGGTAAGAAAGTCAAGGATCATGAAATAGTTTGGCCCCCAATGGTTATCATCATGAATACAAGATACGAGCAGGACGAAAGTAACAAGGTAAATGATGTTGTCTTAATTTCTTGTTTGGATGTATGCACTTAATCAAATAATCAGCTACTCGCTGAAGTTCTCTTTGTGGGTGTGTGCATGTGTTAAATCAAGTATGAAGCTACTTGctgaatttcttttatttctttacaCGCATGTGTAATTTCACCTCATTGAATTCAATTGTAGTGGAATGGAATGGGGAACCAAGAACTCCTTGATTGCTTCTGTGACTATGCAGCGTTGAAGGCTCGACACTCGTATGGTCCACAAGGGCACCGAGGGATGAGTGCCTTAATTTTTGAGGAATCCACGGCAGGTTATCTAGAAGCCGTGCGGCTCCACAAGCATTTTAAAGAGCAAGGAAGAGATAGGGAGGCTTGGGATTGCTATCGGAATCCATTTCTCCCAGGTGGGAAGCGCCAACTTTATGGTTACTTGGCTTCTAAAGAAGATTTAGATATTTTCAACAAGCACTCTagaggtaatttttttttcttctcttaatcAGTTTTCCTATACAGTTTTTTTCTTATTGAGATAATTGGTGATCAACTTGAATATGGCAGCTCTACTTTCCTTAGAGTTTGGTAGTTTAGTAATTCTTAGTTGGCAATCGTCTATTCTCTTTAGGAAAAGAGAGGGAAACTGGTGTTATTTTTGCGTTTCTTCTCTTTGGCAATCATTTACTATTTTAAATGAAAGTTCTGATACATCTATATTCTCTAGGAAAGACAAAATTGAAGTTTGAAATGAGATCATATCAAGAGATGGTTGAGAGCAAGATAAAACATATTAATGATGATAGTCGGAAGCTTGACTATTATAAGAGCATGGTAGCCAAAGAACAAATCAAATCACAAGTAGGTGCAGACTCTTTATTGAGATTAAGTGAGAAGTTAAGCTTGACAACCGAAGAAAACCGTGTTGATCAACAAAATAAGGAGGTAAGGTTATGTGGCTGAaattcaattaatattattgttgttgtgctCATTGGGTTTTGCAAGAAGCTCTGATTGTTATCATATAATTGAAAACTTTTATGCATAAAATTGGTTACAATGCTTTATATTTTGAGGGTAATCATATATGCTGGTGAATGGTGGCTGTCTTTATGAAACAATATGATATCTATGAGAAACCAAACCGATAAGTTAAAGCTATTTTACTTATTCTTACAACTTGATTTATTTGTTCTGTATTTCTCACTTCCATTTTTTTGGTGTCTGCTCAAGCATATATTgacgtataatttttttagtgtgaTCTTTTCTGGGaaggatttttacaaatttGCAAATTTGTCTTTCTTGATTCTGGTAGTAGCTTTCTGAATTATGTAAAAAGTCTTTCTACAACTGATCATTTTGATatactgtttttgttttttctagaTGGATGcactagaaaaaaatttccagaGCCAAATCCTAGACATTCAACAAGCCATAGCTGCAAAGGAAGATAAGTTTGTGAAATTACAGCAGGCAATGCAAGAAAAAGTGAAAGAGTCCTGCGGAGAATCTTCTGAGAAAGAGGACAAGTACATCTAATATTCCCTAATTGTGCATTATTCCAATTTCCGAGCGTGTTTCATATTATCATTCTTTTACTACATATATCTTAACTTTCTTTTGCCATTTAGATAATACTCAACTAAGTGATTAGCAAGCAATATTCTAATCTATCTTCCTTCTGAAGCGAAATTCTCAGTGGCGTTTGGCATTTTCTAATCCATCCTCTATCAACAGGGTAGAAAATATCTCTTGTTTCCTGAAGCCCCAAGACAAGGAGATGAAGCAGTTTGAggcagagagagagaaaatcataaaaattcatGAAGAGAAAAGGTTGGCTCTGAAGAAGAAGCATTGGCAAGAGCAGGTTGAACTTGAGAAGGAGTTAGAGAATGAACGGACGCAGCTCATGGACAAGTACACTTGCAACCagactcaagaagaaaactGTTATGTGGATCATTAAGGAAAACATACACAGAAATGGAAAAAGCCAAAAGCATCCACAGGCATACAGATCATGCAGAGTACATGTTATGTGCTCTGCCACATTTTCCAtgaatttatacttttttcttttggtttactcttgcatttattttgaaagttgaaaagtgagaaagttAACAAGCCCCACCGGCACCAAAATTCTGGTTCCATTTTCGTTGATACTTGATATAGTTTTGCTCTCATTATATATGTAGCGTGCATGCTTTGCTTGCAAATGGTTTCGAATATAAATTTTCTGTTGATTAAAGTTACTGTCTTACTGTAGGGAATTTTGGATGTATAGTTTGAAATGGAATTAGTCTGAGACTCATACTGAATAATACCAAAGTTGTTAACATCGGGATTTTACCTTCAATTGGAAATGGAAGTAAATTGAACGCAGGATTttgcaaaattcaaaatacatgTTCATAAtccattatttttatgttgagaTGATGGAACTATTAACATATTGATATGTTGACGAGTTATATACCAAAATTTCTCTGCCTTTCTTACGTGTGTTAAATGAAACCAAAAGCCCGCTCTCTTTATGGCCTGTATGCTGGCAATGCACAAAAAAAACTAGTGTATTTTAGATTAGACTTTAGAGGAATCATACaccaaataaaaactaaaaatataattaaattaaaatgaaatgaaaataaataaaaattctcatTTTTGTTGTAATTAATTCTCAATTATGTTTTAGggggaaatatatattttaaaaattactaataatttGTTTGAGTAATGGGAGGTAATTAGGACGGATGTTATAAATTGCTAAATACTTTCTCAATCCCAAATTTTGGGTTTAAATTTAATGGGTTTTCTAATATGTtccaataaagaaataaatattaatggtgtctacctttttattttcaaaacttgtttttgttttgagttTTTGGTACTGGTTACGAAATTCTCTTTAGAAATGGATGGTCCAATAGTTGAGCAGCAGTTGGGCGTTTGTTTGGGTTAACTTGTAAGCATTTAAGAATGAAATCTCGGGCATCTGTTGACAAAGATTCCGGAAGAGGTGGAGGATGACCCTTGCCAATCAGAGATAGCGCTTCCATCTGTTGTAACAAATAAGAAACAAGTAAAGAGAGTTTGTATGCGAGGTGAGAAGGCAAGTAAACTAAAATCAGAATGAGATAATTTAAAGGAGTGGACAAGAGATGGTAActaggaaaatataaaaatgaacatAGACATACTTTGCCCAAATGAGAGTAAGGAGGTTGGCACGTCAACATCTCTAAAACTGTACATCCTAAGCTCCATATATCAGCTGCTAGTCCATATCCATGTTTCCTTAACTTGACAACCTAGGATCCAACAATTCAAAGTTATCAATAATCTACTATCTATCCAACAATTGTTTTTACTATCATGTCCTCTACTTGTACATGGTGGAACATGCATTGAATGAAAGCTATTGGTCAAGGCTTGATGATGTTTCGTTTTTGGCTGGAATACATCGTATGtatgattttaatataatatacttttaCAAAGCAAATACTTGTAAGTGCGTCTTCTTTTGCTTGAGAAAATTGCAATGTACTTATGCGCGTGCATTTTTCAACAGGATTtgtgcaaaataaaaattaataataaggtTAAAATGGTCatttggattttttaaaatttttttattacctaCCAATCtcctttaattcaaaatattttcatctATTTCTCTTTGTAAtttctatcatattttttttacatatttctcttattttctcttttctcctcacaaccaaacacaccctaaagAAACGACAAAATGCGTCATTATTGCACAGCATCATCTTTTGTTCAACTGTGAATTCTCTTTTTGAGTTTGAAATGCCTATATGTCATTGATTTTAGTGAGAACATTTGGTATATGTGCTAAACTGAATTAGACAACCATAAGATGCATCTCATTCTAGTTCATCCAATTATGTCAAACATATATGCGACAGGAAGAGACAAACCTCAGGGGCCATCCAGTACGGGGAGCCTCCAATTGATTTAACATCATTCGACTTGGTTGCctagaaaggaaaaagaatgcACTTAGAATTTGTTATGATAAGATAGATGTTGACGTGCGAAAGTGGGTTTTGCTAAAGGTACCTTTGCCAAACCAAAATCTGCAAGCTTGACGGAACCATTTGCATCAACCAATATATTGGCACACTTGATGtcccttaaaatttaaaattttagatgcATTAAAAATTAGAATGTAGCAAGTCCATGTAAGTTCAAAatatttcagccagcaatttcCAACCATTGCATCCAACTTTGACTATGAACTGACTTCCGTAAGCTTAGAAAGTGGATACCAGCTTAAAATAGAATCTTCATGATacaaaagaagaaatcaaaATCTAAAATGGACTTTGTGTTTAGCAATATTCGAAGCAAGCATTTTTTACGCTAGAGAACTGTAGATAACTAAGAATGTAttttctaaaatgaaaaaagagtacaagaataattatatatagacAACCTATACTAATGAGCTTACGGGCCTAACTCCTCAAAGGTATTAGGGTTTCATTTTCCTTAACCATTTTCCATAAAACAATGTAACATCATCATTAACCGAGCCTACAAACTTCCTTACCTAAATTCCAAATGGACTCTATAATTAGCAATGATTTGAAGCCATGCATTTTTACTcatgatttcattttcttgaaCCTTTTCCATAAAACAATGTAACATCATTAACCGAGCCATCAAACTTCCTTgcctaaataattattataggtATAATTGTTGCGTTGCATCAGGATAGAAAGTTCACTCCTGTTACCTGTGAATCACATTACGATCGTGAAGATACTTCAAGCCACTCAAAATCTGCCTTGTGTATGCAGAAGCTTGAGAGTCCGTTAAACGATACTTATGATAGAGACTTCTTAATGATCCTTTTGTTACAAGCTCAAGGAAGATATACAGCTTATAATTATCCTGAGAAATAATGAGATGTAATCATGTAAATAGTaaatacaaataacaataacgaagagaagagaaaactGTTGAAATGCAATTACTCCTAAGTAACATAATCAGACAAATAACAGTTCAGAAGAGCACCACCTAAACAACGAGACAGAAACAAGTCATGTCTAGAAGAAAGGACAAGTAATCATGCATCATATTTCAGAAGGAATTCATTTATGTAGTCCAATGAACAATCAGTTAAATCATTTAAACATATGAAAATACTGC contains the following coding sequences:
- the LOC114387864 gene encoding protein SUPPRESSOR OF GENE SILENCING 3-like translates to MADDGADPFPVLTSVYRVSGSKNSQLGWNVANSQQTVDSSVNNSRQLQSISDGSAPRPWFSQNFRPNAWEVPSVIQKLRPAKRGNDGLALTGSGILNDKLPPESVISPTSETERGTGLNSSVGVVTTTSKDCENVECKDKDKRIPEPQCENNNDQIVDNGSDIVFDSDDDCFLDDIDSDTGERSHEQCKKSKWLRNFFDKLNALTNEEISSLDRQWHCPACQGGSGAIDWYKGLHPLLDHSRTIQTKRARLHRMFAETLEEECFRRRAPLTTVSDVHDIWEGLGKKVKDHEIVWPPMVIIMNTRYEQDESNKWNGMGNQELLDCFCDYAALKARHSYGPQGHRGMSALIFEESTAGYLEAVRLHKHFKEQGRDREAWDCYRNPFLPGGKRQLYGYLASKEDLDIFNKHSRGKTKLKFEMRSYQEMVESKIKHINDDSRKLDYYKSMVAKEQIKSQVGADSLLRLSEKLSLTTEENRVDQQNKEMDALEKNFQSQILDIQQAIAAKEDKFVKLQQAMQEKVKESCGESSEKEDKVENISCFLKPQDKEMKQFEAEREKIIKIHEEKRLALKKKHWQEQVELEKELENERTQLMDKYTCNQTQEENCYVDH